Proteins from a genomic interval of Rhizobium rhododendri:
- a CDS encoding GNAT family N-acetyltransferase: MQATETLFEIRRLGYRHLPSYRDIRQEAVMECPEEFGIAAEQEFARSDQWYLNRLSTSLVLGGFDHGGWLSGAVALDLRQTTAGNEVAVLSGMYLRTHARRSGRSRQLLQAAIFHAFERSPTIVLAVTFSNRRARLLYVAAGFREWKAGPPEAGGDISAGEVLMRLDQEDHSSTNGFCP; this comes from the coding sequence ATGCAAGCGACGGAAACTCTGTTCGAAATCCGCCGGCTGGGCTACCGCCACTTGCCGTCCTATCGAGACATCCGACAGGAAGCTGTTATGGAATGTCCGGAGGAGTTCGGGATCGCCGCGGAACAAGAATTCGCTCGATCCGACCAATGGTATCTCAATCGTCTGTCTACCAGCTTGGTTCTCGGAGGTTTCGATCACGGCGGCTGGCTCTCGGGAGCGGTGGCATTAGATTTGCGCCAAACCACAGCCGGCAACGAAGTCGCCGTCCTCTCGGGCATGTACCTGAGGACTCACGCTCGCCGATCTGGACGATCCAGACAGCTTCTTCAGGCTGCGATCTTTCATGCATTTGAGCGATCTCCAACCATCGTGCTGGCGGTCACGTTCTCGAACCGGCGAGCTAGGCTGCTCTACGTAGCCGCAGGGTTTCGCGAATGGAAAGCGGGTCCTCCAGAGGCAGGCGGCGACATCTCTGCCGGTGAGGTCCTGATGCGGTTAGATCAGGAAGATCACTCTTCCACGAACGGGTTTTGCCCATAG
- a CDS encoding oxygenase MpaB family protein: MLVGGISMLLPSDVPFTCYREGLDHSNFRDDMLGRFRRTARFVSATTFAPREQATGEIERVNRIHAHIRTLRMRV, encoded by the coding sequence ATGCTTGTCGGCGGGATTTCAATGCTTCTCCCTTCAGATGTTCCATTTACTTGCTATCGTGAGGGGCTGGATCACTCGAATTTCCGCGACGACATGCTTGGACGCTTCCGGAGGACTGCCCGGTTCGTCTCTGCGACGACCTTCGCACCCAGGGAACAGGCGACCGGCGAGATCGAAAGGGTCAACCGGATCCACGCCCATATCCGCACGCTTAGGATGAGAGTCTAA
- a CDS encoding IS630 family transposase: protein MRTGISFTVSPTDHQRLMALTRDRNAPQKHVWRAEIILLSADGVGTVEIMRQTGKSKTCVWRWQERFATEGVEGLLRDKTRPSRIVRLGPDVAERVVALTLADPPGETTHWTADMMATAAGISASAVRRIWKAHGLAPHRWRQFKLSNDPKFVDKLRDVVGLYVDPPAHAVVLSVDEKSQIQALDRTQPGLPMKKGRLGTMTHDYKRHGTTTLFAALNVLDGTVIGRNMQRHRHQEFIRFLNAINAQVPDDKAVHVILDNYAAHKHPKVRAWLDRHERFTFHFTPTSSSWLNAVEGFFARLSKRRLKRGVFHSVVDLQAAINRFLVEHNKKPKPFTWTADPDKIIAAVKRGHQALDSIH from the coding sequence ATGCGCACAGGAATATCGTTCACCGTTTCGCCAACAGATCACCAACGCCTGATGGCCTTGACCAGGGATCGCAATGCGCCCCAAAAGCACGTCTGGCGGGCCGAGATCATCCTGCTGAGTGCCGATGGCGTCGGAACTGTCGAGATTATGCGCCAGACCGGCAAATCGAAGACCTGCGTATGGCGCTGGCAAGAGCGCTTCGCCACAGAAGGCGTCGAGGGTCTCCTGCGCGACAAGACGCGGCCGTCGCGTATTGTGCGGCTCGGACCCGATGTCGCCGAGCGTGTGGTGGCCCTGACGCTGGCTGATCCGCCGGGCGAGACGACGCACTGGACGGCCGACATGATGGCGACGGCCGCCGGCATCAGCGCCAGCGCAGTCAGGCGTATCTGGAAAGCGCATGGCCTCGCACCTCATCGGTGGCGGCAGTTCAAATTGTCCAACGACCCGAAATTCGTCGACAAGCTGCGAGACGTTGTCGGCCTCTATGTTGATCCGCCAGCCCACGCCGTCGTGTTGTCGGTCGATGAGAAAAGCCAAATCCAGGCGCTCGACCGCACCCAGCCGGGCCTGCCGATGAAGAAGGGTCGGCTCGGCACCATGACCCACGACTACAAGCGGCACGGCACAACCACGCTGTTTGCCGCCCTCAACGTGCTCGACGGCACCGTCATCGGCCGCAACATGCAGCGTCATCGTCATCAGGAGTTCATCCGCTTCCTCAACGCCATTAACGCCCAGGTGCCGGACGACAAGGCCGTCCACGTCATCCTCGACAACTATGCTGCCCACAAGCATCCCAAGGTGAGAGCCTGGCTCGACCGTCACGAGCGTTTCACCTTCCACTTCACTCCGACTTCAAGCTCATGGCTCAACGCGGTGGAGGGTTTCTTCGCCAGGCTGTCGAAGCGGCGTCTGAAACGCGGCGTTTTCCATTCCGTCGTCGATCTCCAGGCCGCCATCAACCGTTTCCTCGTTGAGCACAACAAAAAGCCAAAGCCCTTCACTTGGACCGCCGATCCCGACAAAATCATCGCCGCCGTTAAACGCGGGCACCAAGCGTTAGATTCCATCCACTAG
- a CDS encoding copper resistance protein CopC codes for MKKLSRIGLCISAVVLLGLPSVASARLENSQPDAHEQANVTSFNMVLAFSQRVRLKETIVEIRNSRGARVTIGDLRTGENGTDLEIPLSTPLRPDTYSIRWRAVSIQGLVDVGGYDFVVDPMPTGVPGVAQQ; via the coding sequence ATGAAAAAGCTTTCGCGAATTGGACTATGCATCTCCGCCGTAGTGCTCCTCGGCCTGCCTTCTGTCGCGAGCGCCCGGCTCGAGAACTCTCAGCCTGATGCGCATGAGCAAGCCAACGTCACCAGCTTCAACATGGTTCTGGCCTTCTCCCAACGCGTCCGCCTGAAAGAAACGATCGTGGAGATCAGGAACTCGCGCGGCGCTCGCGTGACAATCGGCGACCTCCGTACCGGCGAGAATGGCACCGATCTGGAAATCCCCCTTTCAACCCCTCTTCGCCCGGATACGTATTCGATCCGCTGGCGGGCGGTCTCGATCCAAGGCCTGGTGGACGTAGGCGGGTACGATTTCGTCGTTGACCCCATGCCGACAGGAGTTCCGGGCGTTGCCCAGCAGTAG
- a CDS encoding cold-shock protein gives MQSGTVKWFDAAKGFGFVIPSDGGADIYINLKVLQKAGLGTLEPGAAVNFSVANRGGKEFVEEVAVIAAPLPLIERNDPPKAMAKTQLLDEEELFEREWGLRRA, from the coding sequence ATGCAATCAGGAACCGTGAAATGGTTCGACGCCGCTAAAGGCTTCGGATTCGTCATCCCGTCAGACGGCGGTGCCGACATCTACATCAACCTCAAGGTGCTGCAGAAGGCCGGCCTTGGGACACTCGAGCCTGGCGCAGCGGTCAATTTTTCGGTCGCAAACCGTGGGGGTAAGGAGTTTGTCGAAGAAGTCGCAGTTATTGCGGCACCGCTACCATTGATCGAGCGTAATGATCCACCGAAGGCTATGGCAAAGACGCAACTCCTAGATGAGGAGGAGCTCTTCGAGCGCGAATGGGGTTTACGCCGGGCGTAG
- a CDS encoding CPBP family intramembrane glutamic endopeptidase — protein sequence MVKFVGQGIAWPMVFAVVFLAIVISTFRWWDLGFSAFSVRTALKLSWLPMVYMAALGVLMAIVGLPPLRSAIFIGINTVFVGMSEEVMFRGILFSGLRSKLRLWPSLWVCCGLFGFVHVLNALATAQWTVATLQAVAAFQTGFMLMALRLRTGSLYPVILLHAVWDCLLLLVACHTGGGSPNQPLPAYAFVAPLFLLPNFLYALYLLRPKGLAKN from the coding sequence GTGGTCAAATTTGTCGGCCAAGGCATCGCGTGGCCAATGGTCTTCGCAGTGGTTTTCCTGGCGATAGTAATCTCCACGTTCCGGTGGTGGGACCTGGGTTTTTCTGCATTCTCGGTGAGAACGGCGCTCAAGCTGAGTTGGCTACCCATGGTCTACATGGCCGCACTTGGGGTCCTAATGGCAATAGTCGGATTGCCGCCGCTGCGAAGCGCGATTTTCATAGGCATCAACACGGTTTTTGTCGGTATGTCTGAGGAAGTGATGTTCCGGGGAATATTGTTCAGCGGGCTGCGTTCGAAGCTCAGGCTATGGCCATCCCTCTGGGTGTGTTGTGGACTTTTCGGGTTCGTTCACGTCCTGAATGCTTTAGCGACTGCGCAATGGACAGTCGCAACCCTTCAGGCAGTGGCGGCGTTTCAGACTGGCTTCATGTTGATGGCGCTTCGTTTGAGAACTGGTTCGCTTTATCCGGTCATACTTCTGCATGCCGTGTGGGATTGTTTGCTGCTGCTGGTTGCGTGCCATACCGGTGGCGGGAGCCCAAATCAGCCACTGCCAGCATACGCCTTTGTAGCTCCGCTTTTCCTGCTACCCAATTTTTTATATGCATTGTATTTGTTGCGGCCAAAGGGACTGGCCAAAAATTAA
- a CDS encoding phosphodiester glycosidase family protein, protein MLKVSRSMMNPIRGEGANDALLRLPLSKHKSATSVLQTPYPVSAEEYPLKYKLPLAIAASAIVFLGVGIGYIWDRNGAYGFNTILRRGGTYWITIEKDDPRLSPSMRLALQDNPPIGIAGAYEWREVEPGYEVAEMPVIADGKEADRVLLNRIDPTRFKFIARNAPAGDKGIDEWEKALPNAVLIVNGSYFDLHALPDTPIISEGVAMGPTTYDAKAGAFVASDGTADIKELADQPWQTAISGSTNAMVSYPLLIGTDGQTHVPTTSKWLANRTFVGKDGAGRIIVGTTKEAFFPLATLAKFLKSSQLDLKVALNFDGGPIACQSVRLNGFARKFYAKWESQWHEDKVTLLRWPFPNASWAMPMILEVERR, encoded by the coding sequence ATGCTGAAAGTTTCACGTTCGATGATGAATCCGATTCGCGGAGAAGGAGCAAATGACGCACTATTGCGACTGCCGCTTTCTAAACATAAATCGGCCACCAGTGTACTGCAGACGCCATATCCAGTCTCCGCTGAGGAATACCCTTTGAAGTACAAACTGCCACTCGCCATTGCCGCGTCTGCCATCGTTTTTCTTGGCGTAGGTATCGGATACATCTGGGATCGAAACGGAGCCTACGGGTTCAATACCATCCTGAGACGAGGCGGAACCTACTGGATCACCATCGAAAAAGACGATCCTCGGCTTTCTCCGTCGATGCGTTTGGCTCTTCAGGACAATCCCCCAATCGGTATCGCTGGCGCTTACGAGTGGCGGGAGGTAGAACCTGGGTACGAGGTCGCCGAGATGCCCGTGATTGCAGACGGGAAGGAAGCCGACCGCGTTCTTCTCAACCGGATCGATCCCACCCGGTTCAAGTTCATCGCCCGCAATGCTCCAGCTGGCGACAAGGGCATAGACGAATGGGAAAAAGCACTGCCGAATGCCGTGCTCATCGTCAACGGGAGCTACTTCGACCTCCACGCGCTTCCAGACACTCCGATCATCAGTGAAGGCGTCGCGATGGGGCCAACGACATACGATGCCAAGGCCGGAGCATTCGTGGCGAGCGACGGCACGGCGGATATTAAGGAACTTGCCGACCAGCCTTGGCAGACCGCCATTTCCGGGTCGACCAACGCAATGGTCTCGTATCCCCTGTTGATTGGAACTGACGGGCAGACGCATGTACCGACAACAAGCAAATGGCTCGCGAACCGAACCTTCGTTGGGAAGGACGGCGCTGGCAGGATTATAGTCGGCACCACAAAGGAAGCCTTTTTCCCGCTCGCGACCCTTGCCAAATTCCTGAAGTCTTCGCAGCTCGACCTGAAGGTCGCGCTGAACTTCGACGGGGGGCCTATCGCCTGTCAGAGCGTTAGACTGAATGGCTTCGCGCGAAAGTTCTATGCAAAGTGGGAATCGCAGTGGCATGAAGACAAAGTAACCCTGCTGCGCTGGCCATTTCCCAATGCCTCGTGGGCAATGCCAATGATCCTCGAAGTGGAGAGACGTTAG
- a CDS encoding DUF4174 domain-containing protein, translating into MRTFLIASAIVIAAASVGQVFALDELAKYRSQNRVIILFGGSGDQKLAKQVEVLKTQESGLAERDVVVMTVVGDEVRPVHGDATGVDARKLRQEADINGNTFEAVLIGKDGGVKLRSLDVVTGGKLFELIDSMPMRKAGRG; encoded by the coding sequence ATGAGAACCTTCCTTATCGCATCCGCCATCGTAATCGCGGCAGCTTCAGTTGGCCAGGTATTCGCTCTGGACGAGCTCGCCAAATACCGGTCCCAGAACCGCGTCATCATCCTGTTCGGTGGATCAGGAGACCAGAAGCTCGCGAAACAGGTCGAGGTCTTGAAAACCCAGGAGAGCGGTCTCGCCGAGCGCGACGTCGTGGTGATGACCGTAGTTGGGGACGAGGTAAGACCGGTGCATGGGGATGCCACTGGCGTCGATGCCCGCAAGCTGAGACAGGAAGCCGATATCAACGGCAACACGTTCGAGGCTGTTTTGATTGGCAAGGACGGCGGCGTCAAGCTGCGCAGTCTCGACGTCGTGACGGGCGGCAAACTATTCGAATTGATCGACAGCATGCCGATGAGAAAGGCCGGGCGGGGCTGA
- a CDS encoding DMT family transporter → MKPAVTAGNLGNAVMLGVVLMLFGDLLFAVNDAVGKWLVASFALGQVLVMRSVGSFIVLMPMIARQGPRALLDVRQPGVLFGRAVMATADVSLFYAAVAYLPLADVITFYMAAPIYVAALSHFLLGERIGWRRWLAVGVGFAGVVIALRPSTAMFTLPSLFAVAGSIGFALTLILSRYLRSTSDTALVTSQTLVVMVVGIILSVSDWREAGFDIWIAMLFLGVVGTCAHLLLTRALKLAPASLLAPLQYTLLLWAVVFGFVFFGDIPDAQLLAGAAIIVFAGLFIFYRKNVKGEDAQPTIPLDGR, encoded by the coding sequence ATGAAGCCTGCAGTAACCGCCGGGAACCTCGGCAATGCCGTAATGCTCGGCGTGGTCCTGATGCTTTTCGGCGACCTTCTCTTTGCGGTAAACGACGCCGTTGGGAAGTGGCTTGTTGCGAGCTTTGCTCTGGGCCAAGTACTCGTGATGAGGTCGGTAGGCTCATTCATCGTCCTGATGCCAATGATTGCACGGCAGGGGCCGAGGGCGTTGCTGGATGTTCGGCAACCGGGCGTGCTGTTCGGCCGCGCCGTCATGGCGACTGCGGATGTATCCCTTTTCTACGCGGCGGTGGCCTATCTACCACTTGCCGACGTGATCACCTTCTACATGGCGGCACCGATCTATGTCGCTGCTCTGTCGCATTTCCTTCTGGGCGAGAGGATCGGATGGAGGCGTTGGCTTGCTGTCGGGGTTGGATTTGCGGGTGTGGTGATCGCGCTGAGGCCATCGACCGCGATGTTTACCCTGCCTTCGTTATTTGCTGTCGCCGGGAGCATCGGTTTCGCCCTGACACTTATCTTGAGCCGTTATCTTCGATCGACAAGCGACACCGCTCTTGTCACCTCGCAGACGCTCGTGGTTATGGTAGTGGGCATAATTCTGTCGGTCAGCGACTGGCGGGAGGCCGGGTTCGATATTTGGATCGCAATGCTTTTCCTCGGTGTCGTCGGTACTTGCGCCCATCTTCTGCTGACGCGCGCACTGAAACTCGCGCCGGCCTCACTGCTCGCCCCACTGCAATATACACTTTTGCTGTGGGCGGTCGTGTTTGGGTTTGTGTTCTTCGGCGACATTCCTGACGCCCAACTTCTAGCCGGCGCTGCGATCATCGTCTTTGCTGGCCTATTCATCTTCTACCGAAAAAACGTCAAAGGCGAGGATGCTCAGCCAACCATTCCGTTGGACGGCCGCTGA
- a CDS encoding LLM class flavin-dependent oxidoreductase, with amino-acid sequence MPRQLHLNLFVHGRGHHETAWRHPKSSPLALTDVDYYDELARKAEAAAFDAIFFADALAAGDGLSHAAGGGLEPITLLAALARSTSRIGLIATASTTYTEPFNLARQFASLDHISHGRVGWNIVTSWVTGAGPNFGYDQQIEHADRYERAFEFVDVVSKLWDSWADDAVLDDRDSGVFADASKLKRIDHKGKHHSVRGPLNIARPPQGRPVFIQAGSSDTGRRFAAEHAEAVFTAHLDKMSASAFYKDLKTRALAVGRSSDQIVILPGISATIGSTETEALRIAQDLNELSEPSVGLARLSNRFGGLDLSHLPLDGVLSPDDFPDPKTVQAAQSRAVSIVDIVRRERPTLRALLHGLAGARGHFATSGTPEQIADIIQDWFTTGAADGFNVMPPILPDQFDVFVAEVLPILRARGLFRTKYEGSTLREHLGLTRPESQYFGKAELRAKVS; translated from the coding sequence ATGCCACGTCAACTGCATCTCAACCTGTTCGTCCATGGCCGCGGTCATCATGAGACCGCATGGCGTCATCCGAAATCCTCGCCGCTGGCGCTGACCGACGTCGACTATTATGACGAGCTTGCCCGCAAGGCTGAAGCAGCCGCCTTCGATGCTATCTTCTTTGCCGACGCGCTGGCCGCAGGAGACGGGCTCTCGCATGCGGCAGGCGGCGGCCTGGAGCCAATTACGCTGCTGGCTGCCCTCGCCCGTTCCACAAGCAGGATCGGGCTGATTGCGACGGCTTCCACCACCTACACGGAGCCCTTCAATCTGGCCCGGCAGTTCGCGTCTCTGGATCATATCAGTCATGGCCGGGTGGGCTGGAACATCGTAACAAGCTGGGTCACCGGGGCCGGCCCCAACTTCGGATACGACCAGCAGATTGAGCATGCCGATCGGTACGAGCGCGCCTTCGAGTTTGTAGATGTCGTATCGAAGCTCTGGGATAGCTGGGCTGACGATGCGGTTCTTGACGACCGCGACAGCGGCGTGTTTGCCGACGCGTCAAAGCTGAAGCGTATCGACCATAAGGGCAAGCATCACTCCGTCCGCGGCCCGCTTAACATCGCCCGCCCGCCCCAAGGCCGCCCAGTCTTCATCCAGGCCGGTTCTTCCGACACAGGACGACGCTTTGCCGCCGAGCATGCGGAAGCCGTGTTCACCGCGCACCTCGACAAGATGTCCGCCAGCGCTTTCTACAAGGATCTAAAGACCCGCGCCCTTGCCGTCGGACGATCGTCCGACCAGATCGTCATCCTTCCAGGGATCAGCGCCACGATCGGCTCGACCGAGACGGAAGCCTTACGGATCGCTCAGGATCTGAACGAGTTGTCAGAACCGTCGGTCGGACTGGCGAGGCTCTCCAACCGCTTTGGCGGCTTGGACTTGTCGCACCTGCCACTGGATGGTGTCCTGTCGCCAGATGACTTTCCCGATCCGAAGACCGTCCAAGCTGCCCAAAGCCGGGCCGTCTCGATCGTAGACATCGTGCGACGAGAGCGTCCGACGCTTCGAGCCCTGCTTCATGGGCTTGCAGGAGCACGCGGGCATTTCGCGACCTCGGGGACGCCCGAGCAGATCGCCGACATCATCCAGGACTGGTTCACGACAGGTGCAGCCGACGGCTTCAACGTCATGCCGCCGATCCTGCCTGACCAATTCGACGTGTTTGTCGCCGAGGTTCTCCCGATCCTTCGCGCTCGCGGGCTGTTCCGAACGAAGTATGAGGGATCCACGCTACGCGAGCACCTCGGTCTCACGCGTCCCGAAAGTCAATACTTCGGTAAAGCGGAGCTGCGGGCGAAGGTGTCCTAG
- a CDS encoding ABC transporter permease — translation MGSVPAIGPLRIQRGSPSKNAAKRSALTPRVLGPGGLLVAPLVLLLVWELASRTGILPQRLLAAPSTALASGWDLALNGTLWKAFYASALRAYSGLAIGVAAGVVLALLSGLTRAGEASIDGIVQIKRAIPTLALIPLAILWLGIGETMKIAIISLSVMIPVYLNTHAGLRGIDLRFVELARTVRLDRKTFVRRVALPGALPSFFTGLRLAVTTCWTTLIVLEQINTTNGIGYMMSRARDYGQTDIIVLGLVIYAVLGLASDAVVRAIERRALRYRKVIGS, via the coding sequence ATGGGTTCAGTACCGGCAATAGGTCCACTTCGCATCCAGCGCGGGTCGCCGTCGAAGAACGCCGCCAAGCGATCGGCGCTGACGCCACGTGTCCTTGGACCGGGCGGTCTTCTGGTCGCGCCACTGGTCCTGTTGCTGGTATGGGAGCTCGCCTCACGGACAGGAATCCTTCCTCAGCGCCTCCTCGCAGCTCCCTCGACCGCATTGGCGTCTGGCTGGGACCTTGCTCTCAACGGCACTCTCTGGAAAGCATTCTATGCATCGGCATTACGGGCATATTCCGGCCTTGCCATTGGTGTCGCCGCTGGCGTCGTTCTCGCTCTTCTTTCCGGACTGACCCGCGCCGGAGAGGCGTCTATCGACGGCATTGTGCAGATCAAGCGCGCCATCCCCACGCTTGCACTCATTCCCTTGGCAATTCTTTGGCTCGGTATCGGCGAAACGATGAAGATTGCCATCATCAGCCTCAGCGTCATGATACCGGTCTATCTCAACACGCATGCGGGGCTGCGCGGGATCGATCTCCGCTTCGTCGAGCTGGCGCGCACGGTACGGCTCGACCGAAAGACTTTCGTTCGCAGGGTCGCCCTGCCAGGCGCGTTGCCGAGCTTCTTCACCGGGCTTCGTCTTGCCGTGACTACATGCTGGACGACTCTGATCGTCCTCGAGCAGATCAATACCACGAACGGCATCGGCTACATGATGAGCCGGGCACGCGACTACGGGCAGACCGACATCATCGTGCTCGGCCTCGTCATCTATGCCGTGCTGGGCCTCGCATCGGATGCGGTCGTCCGCGCAATCGAGCGCCGCGCTCTCAGATACAGGAAAGTCATCGGATCATGA
- a CDS encoding ABC transporter ATP-binding protein, with protein MSVVSISHPVTRRSPVERPAFPVAVRTDRLSRSFAGRTVLNDVSLEVTAGEFVALIGRSGCGKSTLLRALASLDDDADGDGELAVPENVSVLFQDARLLPWESVVTNVGLGLDAVPRKELAERSLKALSDVGLSARADAWPGTLSGGEAQRVALARALARQPALLLADEPFGALDALTRLRMQDLLLKLVSEQRPTVLLVTHDVEEALVLADRVLVMDSGQIINEVRVSLPRPRRRSEKAFEEMRERLLSALGVDQFH; from the coding sequence ATGAGTGTCGTATCGATTTCTCATCCTGTCACCAGACGTTCCCCCGTCGAGCGGCCTGCCTTTCCAGTCGCCGTCAGGACAGACCGGCTTAGCAGGAGCTTTGCCGGTCGGACCGTCCTCAACGACGTCTCCCTCGAGGTCACAGCAGGCGAATTCGTCGCACTCATCGGTAGGAGCGGCTGCGGAAAGAGCACTCTGCTGAGGGCGCTTGCGAGCCTCGATGACGATGCCGACGGCGACGGCGAGCTAGCCGTCCCGGAAAACGTCTCGGTGCTCTTCCAGGACGCGCGTCTTCTTCCTTGGGAGTCTGTCGTGACAAACGTCGGCCTTGGGCTGGACGCCGTACCCCGCAAAGAACTCGCCGAGCGCAGCCTCAAGGCACTTTCCGACGTCGGCCTGTCCGCCCGCGCCGATGCCTGGCCCGGAACGCTTTCGGGCGGCGAGGCGCAGCGTGTGGCTCTGGCGCGAGCTCTGGCACGGCAGCCCGCTCTTCTGCTGGCCGACGAGCCGTTTGGAGCGCTCGACGCACTCACTCGTCTTCGAATGCAGGACCTCCTCCTCAAGCTGGTATCCGAACAGCGGCCAACCGTGCTGCTGGTCACCCATGACGTTGAGGAGGCACTCGTGCTGGCCGACCGGGTGCTAGTGATGGACAGCGGGCAGATCATCAACGAGGTCAGGGTCTCGCTGCCGCGTCCGCGCCGGAGATCCGAAAAGGCTTTCGAAGAGATGCGCGAGCGGCTTCTGTCCGCTCTCGGCGTCGACCAGTTCCACTGA
- a CDS encoding ABC transporter substrate-binding protein — protein sequence MASTFQKLNLTVAASSLALIAAGQVFADALPTEVPNGTVIVIGDQNEQLQTLMTASGEQDRLSSKATYANFLGGPAILEAFRADALDVATVGNVPPIQAQAAGQEVPIVAAVKIAETDYEFAVRPGLKIDTLEQLKGKKIAYAEGSGRQAFVLNALKAAGLTRDDVELIPLRVADFPDAIRTGQVDVASLNEPHYSRYLSDYKDQQASAIPHSQHDRLPRGVSYLYAGGDSLKNPAKAAAIRDFVAHFVLATQWQNTHPAEWVDAYYVKGQHLTKTQGDAIVASQGKATLPSLTSLIPYQQSLINVIYDAGDLPKRLDAKAEFDIRFDEVIAQGEKSN from the coding sequence ATGGCATCAACTTTTCAGAAACTGAACCTCACCGTGGCTGCCTCCTCGCTTGCTTTGATCGCCGCCGGACAGGTCTTTGCAGATGCGCTACCTACCGAAGTGCCCAATGGAACCGTCATTGTGATCGGCGACCAGAACGAGCAGCTCCAGACGCTGATGACGGCTTCGGGTGAACAGGACAGGCTCTCCTCAAAGGCCACGTACGCGAACTTCCTCGGCGGCCCGGCTATTCTTGAAGCTTTCCGGGCGGATGCGCTCGACGTTGCGACGGTCGGCAACGTGCCGCCGATCCAGGCGCAGGCCGCGGGTCAGGAAGTCCCCATCGTCGCAGCCGTCAAGATCGCCGAGACTGACTACGAGTTTGCGGTGCGGCCCGGTCTGAAGATCGACACCCTCGAGCAGCTCAAGGGCAAGAAGATTGCCTATGCCGAAGGAAGCGGTCGTCAGGCATTCGTCCTTAACGCGCTCAAGGCCGCTGGACTGACCCGCGACGACGTCGAGCTTATCCCGCTCCGTGTGGCCGACTTCCCTGATGCGATCCGGACGGGACAGGTGGATGTGGCTTCGCTCAACGAACCGCATTATTCCCGCTACCTCTCAGATTACAAAGACCAGCAGGCCAGCGCCATTCCCCACTCCCAGCACGACCGCTTGCCCCGTGGCGTCTCATATCTCTACGCGGGCGGCGACTCCTTGAAGAATCCGGCCAAGGCGGCCGCGATCCGCGATTTCGTGGCGCATTTCGTCCTCGCCACTCAATGGCAGAACACCCATCCGGCCGAGTGGGTCGATGCCTACTACGTCAAGGGCCAGCACCTGACGAAGACGCAGGGCGACGCCATCGTCGCCAGCCAGGGCAAGGCCACCCTTCCCTCGCTGACAAGCCTCATTCCTTATCAGCAGAGCCTGATCAACGTCATCTATGATGCAGGCGACCTGCCAAAAAGGCTCGACGCCAAGGCGGAGTTCGACATTCGTTTCGACGAGGTCATCGCTCAGGGCGAGAAGTCCAACTAG